The following proteins are co-located in the Cutaneotrichosporon cavernicola HIS019 DNA, chromosome: 3 genome:
- a CDS encoding uncharacterized protein (Glycerophosphoryl diester phosphodiesterase family), with amino-acid sequence MSTQTSAPKATLLAPQPEVSLPSSLEVTPTLAPTTDVSPVLSEIISPHLDEADKGFDLDVPVVQLNPLPECWGHRGASASFPENTRQSFIEACKAGADGIETDIHVTADNVLVMFHDPRLERTTNGKGLIHEQPWHGVLDSVHTKKSPHQPIPKFTEVIDILMEYPRVKLNIDCKVENNPTKLFTLIKEALATVPNWETAIAPRIVLGLWHPKFLEPAALILPTVRRFCISMSISEVRKYFFDKCHGFSVWYRPLASAEGAKFREDCAKAGKELCTWTVNSREEMLECARWGVTAIITDKPELWREIKRDLEADRAKVLKRTMQSYVLPFLNYYNYSIGYHAKAREEFDYLVHEGGAFDALDAAVQPLHPAKLI; translated from the exons ATGTCTACCCAAACTTCCGCTCCTAAGGCTACGCTCCTTGCGCCCCAGCCCGAGGTCTCGCTCCCCTCGTCACTTGAGGTCACTCCGACCCTCGCGCCCACGACTGACGTCTCTCCTGTCCTCTCTGAGATCATCTCACCTCACCTCGATGAGGCAGACAAGGGCTttgacctcgacgtgccCGTTGTTCAGCTCAACCCGCTCCCCGAGTGCTGGGGCCATCGCGGTGCGTCGGCTTCGTTCCCCGAGAACACACGCCAGTCGTTCATTGAGGCGTGCAAAgctggcgccgacggcatCGAGACCGACATTCACGTCACGGCCGACAATGTTCTCGTCATGTTCCACGACCCGCGCCTTGAGCGCACCACCAACGGCAAGGGCCTCATCCACGAGCAGCCGTGGCatggcgtcctcgacagtgTGCACACCAAGAAGTCCCCGCACCAGCCAATCCCCAAGTTTACCGAAGTGATCGATATCCTCATGGAGTATCCGCGCGTCAAGCTTAAC ATTGACTGCAAGGTCGAGAACAACCCTACCAAGCTCTTCACCCTCATCAAAGAGGCTCTTGCCACGGTTCCAAACTGGGAGACTGCCATTGCGCCCCGCATTGTGCTCGGCCTGTGGCACCCCAAGTTTCTCGAGCCTGCAGCTTTGATCCTCCCGACCGTCCGCCGCTTCTGCATCTCGATGTCAATCTCCGAGGTCCGCAAGTACTTCTTCGACAAGTGCCACGGATTTTCGGTGTGGTACCGCCCACTTGCGAGCGCGGAGGGAGCCAAGTTCCGCGAGGACTgcgccaaggccggcaAGGAATTGTGCACGTGGACTGTCAACtcgcgcgaggagatgcTCGAGTGTGCTCGCTGGGGTGTCACCGCCATCATCACCGACAAGCCCGAGTTGTGGCGCGAAATTAAgcgcgaccttgaggccgaCCGTGCAAAGGTCCTCAAGCGCACGATGCAGTCTTACGTCCTCCCATTCCTCAACTACTACAACTACTCTATCGGGTACCACgccaaggcgcgcgaggagtTTGACTACCTTGTGcacgagggcggcgcgtTTGATGCTCTCGACGCGGCCGTCCAACCTCTCCACCCTGCCAAGCTCATCTAA